The Spirochaetota bacterium genome contains the following window.
CCGTGAACGTGGCCGGGGCTTCCGTCCGCCCGGTAAGCTTTTTCAACAGGTCTTTATTGTAGTAGAAGCGTATGAGGATGTGCGTGAGCGCTATGGTCATGTATTCCTGTATCTCGGGAATATAGCAGTTCTTAAGACCGTCCTTCGTCGTTTCACGCAGCGGTATCCCGTTGAACTCATTGTTCCTGTTGTACGGATTGGGTCGAAGTATGTAGTCGGTCATGGGTGTGAAATATCTGAGATAGTACGATACGAGGAGCGGGTAGGGAACGCCGAGCGCGCATTCGATGAGGTCGGGCGCCGTCCCGCCGAGCATCTGCGTGATGAACCATTGCCCGTAGGTCGATTCGGGAACGGCGTTCTGCACGATACGCACGTTGGGGTAGAGCTTTTTGTATTCCTGCGCGAAATACGCCACCCCGTCGCGTACACCGGGCTCAAGCTGCCAGTGACCGAACGTGACGGTGACTATTTTCGTACGTGCGGACTTCGGAAGCTTGATGCGTGTGCCGGGGGCTATCCTGTCCTTCGGAGAGATGTCGGGGTAATTCGCGTCGCAAATCTCATTGACGGTCGTCTGATGCGCCTCGGCTATTGAGGCGACCGTATCGTTCTTTTCGGCGACATAGTATGCAATACTGTCATCGCGGTTGTTCATGAGCACGACGAACGCGGACGCAATGAACGCGAGCACGATGACGATAACGCCGAAATAGCTCTTCAAGGCGCGTACGATCTTCTGGATGGACGGCATGGGGTATCCTCCCGCAGTACGCAGTATAGCGCAAAAAGCGGTCGGTAACAACCCCGTTATTGCGAATTAGTAGGATTATATTGCGGATACACGCCGTCGAACTCGTTCCGGCTGTTTCAGCAATTACTCGATGATCATGATCGCATGGTGTTCCACGACGGGGAGCGTGAACGTTATCTTCCCCTTGTCCGCCGTGAACGCTACCGTCTTCCCGTCAGCCGTGCGTACGCGCGTAACGGCCTTCCCGACCGCAAGCGTCATGCGCACATCATGAAGCGGGACTATTTCTTCGATGACCTCTATCGCTTTGGCGAGGCGGCCTTCGCCTTCCCCGCCGCGTTTTACGGGCGCACCGTTCAAGACATGGAGTATATGACGGCCCTTCTGCTCCATGAAGCTTATGCGTGCAGTTGACGGGAGCGTGCTCTCGACGGTCATGGCGCCGGCAAGACGGAGCGCATTCCTGATGAGCATGCGGTACAGCCGCTGACCCGTTGTGCGGTACATCGAGAATATCGGATGGGCGAAGTAGATGAGGTTCCCGTCGCGCACGACCGCGGGATAGTCCGCTTTTTTCTCATACGGCGTATGCTGATGCGAGCAGAAATGCGCATAGGTGCGGTTAAAATACGGCTGCCAGGCGTCCGCGAGCACCTCGGCACCCTTGGGGTCGGTCATCTGCGCCTTGGCATAGGTGACGAACGGGCTTTTCACCATGTCATCTGCAAGCGCATCGCGCACGGCTATATAATCGTTCGTCCAGGGGCTTTCACCCTTCACGGAAAGTTTCGTCGCTATAAGGAATTTTTTCTTATCGCTGTCCATCCCGCTTGTTCCGGACGCTATCGCCATGCCGCCCGCCTTCATGAAACTATTCACCTTTTCAGCGAGCGTATCATCGAGCACGACAGCGTCCGGCAGTATCAGCACCTTGTATTTCGACAGGTCCGCCGCAGTATCGATGACATCGAACATGACATGACTTTCAAGGAGCGCGCGCACCGCCCCTTCGTCGGCGAACGGCGTAGCCGAATGATGCGATATCCCTTTGCCGAGCGATTCGACGCTCAACACGGCCACCGTGCTCGCCGTGCTCACCGTGTCGCAGTACTCTTCGTTCGCTTTCACTTCCTTATACGCCGCGCCGATGCATTCATACGTATCCATGTCCATGGCGCCGGACGGATGGAGCTGATCGCCCACGCTGCATTTCGCGCCGTTGGCTGTCATCGCCGCTGCTTCATAACGCAGAGCGTTTGGATGTTTGTATCCGCCGAACTCGCCCCAGGTGGTGTGGAATTTCCCCGTCATGCCGAGGAATTCCATCCCCGTCGTTATCGCATAGCGCGCCGAAAGCGGGAAGTGATCATAGCCCCAGCCGCCGGTGGGAAGCGATTCAAGCTCCAGATGCGTCTGGAACGGTATGATGCGTTTGTCGCCGCGGCTGATATGTCCGCTGTTATGGAAAAGCGGTATGTCTTTGCCGTGCTTTCGCACCGTTGCCGTGGTCTTTTCATAGTATTTCATGAGCACGCGCATCTGATAATCGTTGACATGCTCATCGTTCTCGGGGTCAAGCCCCTCGGCGAGCATGCCGGCGATGCACGTCGGGCAATAGCATTTTCGCATGGCGATGATATCGAGGAATAACCCGTTCGTCTTGAACATGGTGAGCACTTCATCTATCTGCGCACAGAGGTAGTCGAGATACGGTGTATTGAAGCACAGGCACTTGTATCCGGCGGCGAACGGATTATACGCATTCCCTTTCCATTGTACGCGCCATTCGGGGTGACGCTGCGACATCATCTCATCGAGACCGGCACTGAGATACACCGGCGTATTGACGTTTATTTCCCGCGCTGCTTCTATCATGAGCGGCAACAGCGGCTTGACCAGATACGGATGCTTCACGCCCACCTTCGTGTCGTGATACGTGAGCCCGTGATGGCATTTGGAGAACACGGTTATCGAATCGACATGGCCGACGGTGAGCGCCTTCTGGAAATTCTCCCTGGAGAAATCCTTGCCGACATCGCGGATGTGTTCGGAGGTGTGGAAATCGAGGTGTATCTGGCGGAATCGAAGTTTCATGACATGCTCCCGGTGTCTGCCGTATTGTGTGCTGATATACTACTGATGTATCGTGTTGCGTGGAACCGGTTCCATTGACTAAAAGGGGTATTATATTGACTTGGGTTGCCGTACTATGAACACGCAGCCCGCGCGGTACTTCTTCGTATCCTTTGTCTCAGCGCTCCACTTGACCACCGCCGGGACCTCGGTGCCACGTCTCGTGCCGAAGCCGAAGGAGAGGATGAGATCGTCGCCGGTGTGCACAGGAAGCTCCATCTCAAGGAGCATGCCGCGGGGGGAAATATCGACGCTCGTCCCTTCGAACTGCATAGTGTCGAATGTCCGATGCGTAAGCTCGACGGGGATGCGCATCGGGGTACGCGCCATGGTACGTTTATCGATCTGAGCCGTCATAAAAGATCCTTTTCGACCGTCGCCGCATTATACGTAGACATATATAATGAACTATCGGCAAAAAAGCAAAGATCGATAAGTCAGAATCTGAACACCGCCGCAAGGAAAAGGTCCTGATCGATGGTGTAATGCAGCGGCACGATATTCCCGTTCACATCGACGACGGAGCGCGGTTCGACCTCATAGAACTGATAGTGCGCAAGAAAGACCTCGTCGTAGGTGCGCATATACGAGAGGAGCATCGAGAAATTCTCCGTGATGAAGAATTCCGCCCGAAGGAAGCCGCGGCTCTTTATCTTGTATATATCGCGGGAGTCGCTCATCCAGTTGGGGTCATAGATGCCGATATGCGCGGTGAGCGAAACCATGTCCCAGAGCTTCGCCGCCTCGGCAAAAAGGTTCACCGCATAGCCCCAGAGCGGGGCGCCGGGGGCATCGAGATTGGGGAGCGTGAACGGCGAGAAAAAGCCCGGTGTATAATGATATTTGCTGATGAGCATTTGATATGAGTTCGTATCGAAGGGATTCACCGTTTCGTCCCTGAGCCCGTGCATGAGCACCATGCCGTCGATACCGACGCGTATCGTATCGCCGACATAGCAATGCGCGGTGAAAAGCGAGTGATATTCCTTGATAGGAACAGAGCCGATAAGTTCGATCTGCCCTGAAACACCGGCGTTTACCCATTTGTTGCTCACGCCGAGATCAAAGGCGCCGGTCTTCCCCGACGCGGAGTCGAGCCCTTCTTCGCCGTTGACGACGGCTATTGCCGCGGTGAACCATTCCCATGAAAAGCGATAGGCAAGACCGGTATCGTATTCCGTGATGATGTTATACATGATGGGCACATCGCGTCTGCCGGTGACAAGCGTCTGATAGCCGCCGAGCGTCCTGTACAGCACCGGCGGCTGATACGAGCGCATCGGCAAGTGATACGTGAGCGGCCGCATGGCGCCGAAGGTGAATACACCGAATGTGCCGAGATCGGCGAATACGGCAAGCGATGTGAGAGCGATCGCCGGGGGATTCATGCTCTCATAAAACCGCGCTTTCAGCGAAAGCTGTTCATTGAGCGTTGCATCGACAAATGCACCGACGGACCAGCCGGTGAATTGATAGCGAACGAGAAGTTCATCGCGGAGGTAAGCGCCGAAGGTGTCCTCATTGCCCGTCTGTTCGACGACATCGGTAAAGCGCGCGTAGGCGGTTATCTCGACTCGGTTGGATATCGAAAGCGATGGTTTTGCCGGGATGTTGGTATTGGTCTCTGCGGAAAGGAAAGCGCAGGCGGCGAGGATGGCGGCAAGTGATCGCATAGGGCAAGTATACATGATTACGGGGAAAAATCATCTTGTGGGAATATTGCCACTCACCCCCTTCCGCGCTTCGCGCTCCCTCCCCCTCACGGGGACGAGAGAGAGGGGGGCGAAAAGAAATCCGTTATCGTTTCGCGCTAATCCCGAATTCCTTCCAGCCCGTTTCGGGGCTTATTCTCGTGTAACAGGGAAATATGGTTACTCATCCGGGAAATTGAATTTCCTATCAGGGAAACCGTATTTCCCGGATAGGAAACGGCATTTCCCTGCAGAGGAATTCAATTTCCTTGTCGGGAAATGAAATTTCCCATATTGGAAATACAGCTTCCCTGAAGGGGAGTCGAATTTCCTTTGTGGATATGGTGTTGAGCCGATATCCCCGTTCTTTATCCGAGGGGATTTATATCATGGGTGAGGGGGGATTGCAAGGAAAAAAAACAACCCCTATCCCGCTATTTGCTGTTTCTTGTTTCATAATTATTTTCTCAGCTCCCCTTTCTCCTTTTTAAGGGGATAGGGGCCGGGGGATGGGGGTTATTACCTCGCCGTAAATCGCGCTTTCTTGAATTTTTCCCCGTTGTGGTTACAATACTACCCATGAAAACACATTGTATCCCCATTGTAATCGCCTGCATCTTCCTCGGCCATGCCGCCGATGTCAAGCCGCTCATGCTCGAACGCGGTGCGCCCATCATCGAGGAATCGTTCGCCAAGGGGCTGGACACCAATCGCTGGAGCGTCGCTATCGGCTCATGGCGCGCGGAGAACGGAGTGCTCATCGGCAAAGAGCAGGAAGACGATCATCATGCCGCTGTCGTAAAGACCGCGTTCTCCAATATCACCGCCGTCATGCAGTTCAATTTCATGCTGAAAGGGACAGCGAGTTTCTCGTTCAGCATCAATGATGCGAGCGGGCACAACAGCCGCGTAACGGTGAGCGCCATCGATACGACGCTGCGCAAGGATGCGGACAAGAAGGACGCGCGGACGTTCTCCGTGGTGCTCGACAATGCAGGGAGCGCGCTCAAGCCGGATGTGTGGCATACGATGACGATAGAAATGAACAAGGACGAGATGCTCGCGCGCATCGATGATTCGATATTTCTCATCGGGGCGCATCCGGGCATCAACCGTGAGAAGAAAGACTTCGGCTTCCCGGTGAACGGTGAGGTGCACTTTGACGATGTGAAGGTCTGGCAGGCGAAGGAAAGCGCAGAGTGGCAGAGCGAGAAGCAGAAGCTTATCGCGAAGAGCGCATCGCGCCCCAAGGCCGATTATACCGGCAATCCGCAGGCCGCGTACGCCATAGCCGAATCGAGGACGCGCTGGCGTCTCATGCAGAACGATGCGAAATTCAAGGCGCTCGTCGATGCACGCGCGTCGCTTTCCGAATCGCTCGCCAAAACGTTCCCGGTCGTCAATCAGAAAAGCGAGAAGGCGAAGAACGAAGTGAAGCGTCTGGCAAAAGAGGATGAGAACTATAAGAAGATGACGTCGGACCTCCGCAAGGCACAGGCTGACGAACGCAATCATCTCTTCGAGCAGGATAAAGAGGCCAAGGCGCTTTTTGACGCGATAGCCGCATCACGCGCGAAGGCCGTTGCGAAGACACAATAGCGTGACCGGATGGAAACGCGCCGCTCCGAGATAGAATACTACAACATCGTCGACCCTGAGAGCGAGATCAATGTGCTCTACTCGGGCGACCAGGTGTGTAAACCGCTGCACGAATCGGGCGGCGTGCGCGATCATTTCCTCATGCACTATGTCCTTTCCGGGAAGGGAACGGTACGTGTCGCAGGGCGAACGCATGCCGTAACACGCGGCGGGGCGTTCGTTTTTTTTCCGCGTGAGCGTCACTGGTATCAGGCGGACAGCGTTCACCCCTGGAGCTACGCCTGGGTGGGTTTTTCCGGCACGCGTGCGGGGGTGCTCCTCGGGCGCGCGGGGATAACGAGCATATCGCCGATATTCCATTCGACGTATTCGGCCGATATTGCGAAACATCTGGCGGATATGCGTCTCTCGCTCAGCCGACGTGCGGCCGGTTTCGAGCTTAAGACCGAAGGCCTCATGTACCTGATCTTCAGCGCGCTCATGCCTCCGCAGAGCGTATCGAAGCGCAGCCGCGATGATTCATCGGTGGCGTTGGCGATGAAATTCATCGACACGAATTTCCAGCGCGATATATCGGCGGCGCAGACCGCGGAATATGTCGGCCTTGAACGCTCCTACTTCTCATCGCTTTTCAGCCGCACCGTATCGATGAGCGTGAAGGAATACATCATGAGCAGGCGCATAGAGAAAGCGAAGCAATTCCTCGTTTCCATGGACCTGACCGTGGCGGAGATAGCCGCGTCGGTGGGGTATCAGGATTATTTCACGTTCGCAAAGGCGTTCAAGAAGCGTACCGGCGTTACGCCGTCCGAGTACAAGGAGCGCATGACGGCACGCCATCAGGAGCGGCTGAACTACTCCTGAGATCAGTGCCCGCCGCCGCCGCCGCCCCCGCCTTTGGCGCCGCTCTCGACCACCGGTACCGGATACTTTCGCATCGCTTTGGGAATGAGATATCCCGTCCTGTCCTCGCCGAAACGGTCGCGGTATTTCACCTGGAGCGAGAACTCGCGGTACTTATACTGATCGAGCTCAAAGAAGAAGGTCTGATAGGAAAGATAATATGCCCCGCGGTCGTAGCGTTTCAGGTACGATATTTCAGCGGTATAATCGATCGAGCGCTTTGCCGATAGATAATGACCTCCGGTCTTCGATGCGATGCCGGCAAGGAACGCATCCTTCTCCCCGCGCATATGCACGACCGTGACCGGAAGGAGATTGTTGCGCGCATAGAGGGCGCACTCCTCGACCGTACGCTCGGGGAACGATGCATCGGTAAGACCGTCCGCGGCTATGATGATGATGGCCGTGGGAGAGAACGAACGGAACGTGCGGCG
Protein-coding sequences here:
- a CDS encoding alpha-amylase family protein: MKLRFRQIHLDFHTSEHIRDVGKDFSRENFQKALTVGHVDSITVFSKCHHGLTYHDTKVGVKHPYLVKPLLPLMIEAAREINVNTPVYLSAGLDEMMSQRHPEWRVQWKGNAYNPFAAGYKCLCFNTPYLDYLCAQIDEVLTMFKTNGLFLDIIAMRKCYCPTCIAGMLAEGLDPENDEHVNDYQMRVLMKYYEKTTATVRKHGKDIPLFHNSGHISRGDKRIIPFQTHLELESLPTGGWGYDHFPLSARYAITTGMEFLGMTGKFHTTWGEFGGYKHPNALRYEAAAMTANGAKCSVGDQLHPSGAMDMDTYECIGAAYKEVKANEEYCDTVSTASTVAVLSVESLGKGISHHSATPFADEGAVRALLESHVMFDVIDTAADLSKYKVLILPDAVVLDDTLAEKVNSFMKAGGMAIASGTSGMDSDKKKFLIATKLSVKGESPWTNDYIAVRDALADDMVKSPFVTYAKAQMTDPKGAEVLADAWQPYFNRTYAHFCSHQHTPYEKKADYPAVVRDGNLIYFAHPIFSMYRTTGQRLYRMLIRNALRLAGAMTVESTLPSTARISFMEQKGRHILHVLNGAPVKRGGEGEGRLAKAIEVIEEIVPLHDVRMTLAVGKAVTRVRTADGKTVAFTADKGKITFTLPVVEHHAIMIIE
- a CDS encoding AraC family transcriptional regulator codes for the protein METRRSEIEYYNIVDPESEINVLYSGDQVCKPLHESGGVRDHFLMHYVLSGKGTVRVAGRTHAVTRGGAFVFFPRERHWYQADSVHPWSYAWVGFSGTRAGVLLGRAGITSISPIFHSTYSADIAKHLADMRLSLSRRAAGFELKTEGLMYLIFSALMPPQSVSKRSRDDSSVALAMKFIDTNFQRDISAAQTAEYVGLERSYFSSLFSRTVSMSVKEYIMSRRIEKAKQFLVSMDLTVAEIAASVGYQDYFTFAKAFKKRTGVTPSEYKERMTARHQERLNYS
- a CDS encoding PilZ domain-containing protein gives rise to the protein MTAQIDKRTMARTPMRIPVELTHRTFDTMQFEGTSVDISPRGMLLEMELPVHTGDDLILSFGFGTRRGTEVPAVVKWSAETKDTKKYRAGCVFIVRQPKSI